From the genome of Lotus japonicus ecotype B-129 chromosome 6, LjGifu_v1.2, one region includes:
- the LOC130721833 gene encoding glucan endo-1,3-beta-glucosidase 5-like produces the protein MRHVHIFSYILVAVALCLLCPRAAAGFACNWGRVATNPLPGDIVVRLMKDNGFDKVKLFEADPEAMKALAKSNIQVMVGIPNDLLGTFENNTKAADDWVAQNVSAYVKIGVDIRYVAVSNEAFLKDFKDRFIYSVLPALKNIKSSLDKAGLGKKVQVTVPLNADIYETDTNLPSGGDFRANVTDQVVAILKFLNNNNAPIAINIYPFLSLYYDSKFPKDFAFFNGSSTALVDGDVTYTNAFDGNLDTLATALEKHGVGSMPIIVGEVGWPTDGDSNANNANAQRFYQGLIDRINSKKGPPKRPNSMPEVYMFGLIDENSKSVLPGNFEPHWGIFNYDGSIKYQLDLGKGKKLVPAKGVKYLEKRWCVLDPKASPEDPKMKENWKIACGASTGCTSVSNGSSCEKMDNRTKVSFAFNSFYQVTNQNKDGCVFNGLSIITNKDPSPSNGTCKFDIALDVGQLASSPAPSPSASVLADAPTGPSGGSKVSDPDSNKSLAVATEQPNPIVMVVMVLSLLFVIL, from the exons ATGAGACATGTACATATATTTTCTTACattttggtggcggtggcaCTTTGCCTGCTCTGCCCACGTGCGGCGGCGGGCTTTGCCTGCAACTGGGGAAGAGTGGCAACGAATCCCCTTCCCGGAGACATAGTTGTGCGTCTCATGAAGGACAATGGATTCGATAAGGTCAAGCTTTTTGAGGCTGATCCTGAGGCCATGAAGGCTCTTGCAAAATCTAATATTCAGGTTATGGTTGGAATTCCCAATGATCTTTTGGGAACCTTTGAGAACAACACCAAAGCTGCTGATGATTGGGTGGCTCAAAACGTTTCAGCATATGTCAAAATTGGAGTCGACATAAG GTATGTTGCTGTGAGCAATGAAGCATTCCTCAAGGACTTCAAGGACAGATTCATATACAGCGTCCTTCCAGccctcaaaaacatcaaatccTCCCTTGACAAAGCAGGACTAGGCAAAAAGGTGCAGGTCACAGTCCCTCTAAACGCAGACATCTACGAAACCGACACTAACCTTCCATCAGGAGGAGATTTTCGTGCAAATGTCACGGACCAAGTCGTCGCAATCCTCAAGTtcctcaacaacaacaacgccCCCATTGCCATCAACATCTACCCCTTCCTCAGCCTCTACTACGACTCCAAGTTCCCCAAAGACTTCGCCTTCTTCAACGGCTCCTCCACCGCGTTAGTTGACGGCGATGTCACATACACCAATGCTTTTGATGGAAACCTCGACACCCTTGCGACCGCACTGGAAAAACACGGAG TTGGATCAATGCCGATCATAGTTGGAGAAGTTGGGTGGCCGACAGACGGCGACTCAAATGCCAACAATGCCAACGCTCAGAGATTCTACCAAGGCTTGATTGATCGCATCAACAGCAAAAAAGGACCCCCTAAGAGGCCTAATTCGATGCCAGAAGTGTACATGTTCGGATTAATCGATGAGAATTCCAAGAGTGTTCTACCAGGGAACTTTGAACCGCATTGGGGGATTTTCAACTATGATGGAAGCATTAAGTACCAACTGGATTTAGGTAAAGGGAAAAAGCTCGTCCCGGCGAAAGGGGTGAAGTACCTTGAGAAACGATGGTGTGTGCTTGATCCGAAAGCGAGCCCTGAAGACCCCAAGATGAAGGAGAATTGGAAGATTGCGTGTGGGGCGTCAACAGGATGCACTAGTGTGAGCAATGGTTCATCTTGTGAGAAGATGGATAATAGGACCAAAGTTTCTTTTGCATTCAATTCGTTCTACCAAGTGACTAATCAAAACAAAGATGGGTGTGTGTTCAATGGTCTTTCAATTATCACCAACAAAGACCCTTCACCCTCTAATGGAACTTGCAAATTTGATATTGCACTTGACGTGGGGCAACTTGCCTCAAGCCCTGCACCTTCACCATCTGCATCTGTACTTGCAGATGCACCCACTGGTCCTTCTGGTGGGTCTAAAGTGTCTGACCCTGACTCCAACAAGTCCCTGGCTGTGGCAACAGAGCAACCAAACCCAATTGTCATGGTGGTAATGGTGCTAAGTTTGTTGTTTGTTATCCTATGA